A region of the Phaseolus vulgaris cultivar G19833 chromosome 11, P. vulgaris v2.0, whole genome shotgun sequence genome:
AGATGATGATGACCTTTGTTATATTgattataaagtttttttttaaaatttttatttttttagttaaagaTAAAGGTGGAAAGTAACCATTTTCACAAAATTATCTATTATAACTAAATAATGAGTTAggaatgaaaatatatttaataaatatttatttaatctcctaaataaattgtttatctACCGTAACAACATTAGTTGTATTAATAGAAATCAAAAGGaatgataatatttaataaatatttatttaatctcctaaataaattgtttatctAGTAACAACATTAGTTGTAtcaatacaaataattttttttttaaatcctaaataaatGGTTTATTTATCTACCGTAACAACATTATAATCAAAGATATCGATTTTTCTGTAACGTCTTccaaatataacattttttttaataatatcgTAATTTTATTTCGAGTAATGTAAAATCTATCCATATACATTTCCAAAATTGTATAAACaacattattttgttttgaagtaacatggtaaatttatttcaaccaatggaaaatttatttacataGACATTTTTGAAATTGTATGTTTGATAATATTGACTCTTATCGAcacttaaaatttaaattgaatCGGATTTCAGTTCAATAATAATCTATCATATATTTTATAGTTGACTCTCGTCAACGTGAACAAGTTACACTAAATCAAATTTTAGTTCAAAATTAtccattatatatatttatataaatataattttaatgtataaattttctaaaacaaAAAGTAACAAACATGTTCATCTTTTAAAACATGGGTGTGATGATAAAGGTTTAATTCTCCACTAAGTTGCCTATATATTTtcctatatattatataaggAGAAACCATAAACCGGTGAGAAATTATTCAAATTTGTAGATAAAGGCTTAAATAATGGAATGTGTAGTCATTAAATACTTATATAATTGATATCTCACTTAACACCTATTAATTAAATAggtaacataatataaaaacaagtcaagttattaatagtataagtATTTCTTTTTATGTTACAATTCAAGCATTGTCGGTCATAAGGAATAAAATTGTTTGTTTTTGAGATAATGattttataaacaatatttaaaatgtcagtaagtaattaaattttacacaatttatgaaattaaagtGATTCAAATATTAGTAATCCTAAccaaaagaaaacagaaaatatcacatttattttaattcagaTAATTGGTTTCACACTAcaaaacaattattaaataaaaactaattttagaaattacaaataattaattactatattaactaaataaaatattattttagatactaaaaatattattgatatctaaagtagtttttattattaataaaatttataaaatgtagtttctaaattgatatctaattaattactaaGGTTTTAGTTATCAACTCTAGAATCTAGattaattggtaattaaaattatgatagataattagataccaatttagaaactagtttataagttttattaatattaaaaattactttaattttttttaatatttaatttagttaatatagtaattaattattttttatttttaaaattggtttctaataaTTTGGGAAAgtgggaaaaaaaaaacactatataGTTTTGTATAGGTTCCTAAACAGTTGCAACCTTTGgtgttgctttttttttttttttttttagttcccTTAGTCCATGAAATTGAGCAGTTACATTCCATATTCTTGCATGTCTTACACTAATCATTAACAAACTAAAAATATTGGAAGAAgataagagaagaaaaaagaaagcaaTGTTTTTGTTGAATGAAACCATTCATGTGTAGAAGGGACATTCACACCTAGTATGTTCCATACATTTATTTAAACCTATGCAAAGCAAAGCATTATTGCAGCCAAAGCCAGCCTATCTTGAAAAGTAACACCATGATTGCTCTCTCCTTTTAgtacttaaaaaattaatgctTCCCATTAAGACAGCTTTGGTTTAAGGACACTCAAACCCACATGGGGGCTGTGGGGAATGAGCTGGATAGAGAGCACAAATCCAGCTTCAAATTAGTTAATCATGGCAtcataagaataaaaataaatatgtcaaAACTAAAACCTGTTATATATTATTCTTAATTCTACTATAACTTCAATTATGGACCTAAAGGTGCCCTATGAGGTACCCCTTTTCTTCTCCTTGAATTTGAACAAACATGTTCTAGTGATGCCCTTAGATTTGAATTAGAAGACGTGCTTTGGTACACTTGTTTGTGCTTTCCTTCACGCAATTCTTCCTTTGATGCCAACcttcttcccattccttcaTGCATTCTCCCTATTTCTTCCTCTTTCTTTGTGCTCAAGACAAAGCTACCACCATTCCCATTATTCTTTGTTCCTACAAGCTATCATACAACAAATAAATAACAGGTTTCTTAATATGAAAACCACTTCTTATACATTTCATAATTTGaagcatatatatatagaatGACGTGGTTCGATATGTTTTAGCAAATTAAACaaatgaaaaggaagaaaaattaaGATATATATTACCAAGAATAAGGGAAAAAGTTAATGAGAGATCACCAACCTTGCATCCCAAAGAACAGAAACGAAAAGGATCCAGGAGATTCCTTCTGCAAATTTCACAGAAATGGGAGTTGGTTTTTCCACTACCAACCACATTATTGGTTTTTGGTTGATTCTGAGGCCTCTCATTCAGGAAAAGAACTCTAGCACTGTTGATCACATAAGTCTGAACTCCACTGACATCCAAAGCCTTCTGAATCTCTGATACCCTCACAACATTATGATACGACGACCTCCTTATCTGCATTACacttacaaataaaaatattcaatccTTCTCATTCTGTCAATTCCATCACTACATATATGACATTAAAATAATTCTTATAATCAATCAAACAAAATGCATGAGAAACATTTTTTCTACACATGATATTCTCTTTCAGAGATAATTTTGTTGCAGATAGTCTATAAACAGTTTTTAAACAGAAATTCAAACTGTAGTCTCCAAAACATGGTGAGGAGTAGTCCCTTCTGCAAGACTCAACCATGATGTTATGTTTGAGAAACTATACTATAATGAAGAACAGAAAGTAAAATACAGTACCCACTTGAATTACTTGATGATCCTTGTGCCAAGATTGTTtgcaataaaaacaaaaggagtGGTCCTTGCAATCAAGACAATACATGTTGCATTCGTTTCTGGGTGTGTTGATGTGAGTTTTGCACATGGTGAAGAATGTGGTGGACAATAGTTGTTCCAGCCATGGTGGAGGCACCAACATCAATTCCTGgagaaagataaacacaaaCACTATTAAGATTAAGGATGTGAACAAAAAACacacatatatatgtatatgtatatgtatgcTTAAACGTTACCATTGTGAAGGTTGAGTGTTATAATGTGTCAGTAAGTAGGGTTGGAGATTATCGTAGCAGGAAGTGAGGAACACAGAGAGAGGAGAAAAGGAAGTTGAAAGGGTAACATAAGATTTGTCAACAAAACAATGAATGAAGTAAATGACAAAGCAAGTGTGTTGTATTATATAAGGTGACAGGAACGGTTGAAATGAAAGGATGGTAGGTCAAGTGGGTTTTA
Encoded here:
- the LOC137822207 gene encoding protein RGF1 INDUCIBLE TRANSCRIPTION FACTOR 1-like — its product is MELMLVPPPWLEQLLSTTFFTMCKTHINTPRNECNMYCLDCKDHSFCFYCKQSWHKDHQVIQIRRSSYHNVVRVSEIQKALDVSGVQTYVINSARVLFLNERPQNQPKTNNVVGSGKTNSHFCEICRRNLLDPFRFCSLGCKLVGTKNNGNGGSFVLSTKKEEEIGRMHEGMGRRLASKEELREGKHKQVYQSTSSNSNLRASLEHVCSNSRRRKGVPHRAPLGP